From Chaetodon trifascialis isolate fChaTrf1 chromosome 1, fChaTrf1.hap1, whole genome shotgun sequence, one genomic window encodes:
- the qser1 gene encoding glutamine and serine-rich protein 1 isoform X2: MMDRNYPTSSFADALVPPAQTVASWAYDRSTASVKPSSSYGAAHLDAELLQRQNYTSTHQLPTYTTSHLPAAAALDSSSNTSETSIMSFLSAMESRTLQAGPVSASLLPPFRPPSWPAALSSYQHTGAYPSRSYATNPSLAVQDPAFSTSTNGLFSHHDPLLHLKPSQTVLPTALAFNHLSAPTLGLALPVQSSTYRSAQESAPHLLQPQFNLLPSTLPASHGTPQSYGATVFSGSIERALQRECSVIKHHQRPSSSHAASEQLSSSEHSLQGYFGSGNEVDVSYQQDPSRQTPVSCSPSTGADSAQGVSRAPQPKTDSVTQAYSSTSLPKAKDCSSKLAPHPAGVEESHEHSQNHTRGSPEHYSSPGQKQNSVIANQQSVQISSLMSSSLSQTYITPHTQSQPSHSTSDKLSPLYKTLPSLSRQSDNVASVRQTLVYSSSPGLSQEQEIQYGAQVQGLCQGNLSESYPVSHSQGAPNVTFTSQSQGQASVTQSQSYTTGQSLNQTLNSSYPPTCVRSLPTSNSTQDYTLMQASVGGKTHDTLSQQQTQPHKYVLSALLPTYSSTAQALQNNIRSSIQDIKPTYDKQKLEELPIQDIDALQQASMEASAAANNMSAHNNVIYVVSKMDDHHKTQSVIRSNSRSDDQLMGLGHTNTAQVKGERMGSLSQEHIHLSGTNGQEIANTKTTNSSIVSAHIPLSSEQLKQHPLQLKSPEPHQQNHPNHSQSQNQTPSAHTQFITVPSTQVLLEHNQMILLQQPLVHHGQNTSKVVSMQGIQPAQDMCPVQVQYLHMDRELLGPSVTETQSQQGTVVSEESSGCPDSSKHHYSQSGNQQPNDAKNHFALNSICFPDSMLLADDRNILSNVDDILAATVAACGVTPQDFVKATSSAEAEMAVMASPVDSKGHFQTVDIRHMSPSFSSGQHPIITNTNSHTMTMALNGAQMATDCQVQSVHHNSNSELDLNGDRGSSENDYHLAGQVYDPSGLQNRIKGDAKCIKTEDGLMECPGGEDFPKKKARSKSLTKPCGSEEDIGQARPAKRGGQAKRQNSRGSDVSSPSSSHSVYDGCLQQERIRQKIREVEEKQPEVKTGFIGSFLDFIKSGPKQQYSSSPTRTISRPRKPCTSSKPLPCPLPALPPKLQTLPGPLVPQESRGVSCQQKRLDEDLQKNLETLPSFSSDEEENTGKNQALRNSISSALSALDESSDRKTRTDNQITISMMKPDPVPTMPHTVTKTCLSQVATPPQTTNAVSAGTLFATKEESKDTPPGQLAVQLTSVAIEGLTDEELSDSGGEGMYRERDEFVVRNEDIEILKVTMRTGSEPPAIWKVQKALLQKFVPELRDGKRVFSATNSYLGYFGDAKTMYQRVYVKFLDTVNKREYVRVCSRKPRCKPMNSLRGVQVKTLLGLTAAPSTVSQSQKPRPKQPKPRAEPPPKKRRKWKEEFSPTASGSSAEEDGEEDELKPPVPFASRFLNTRTMKETFKSFVELLISVALDEDVMTALERANDELLLPHMKKVDGMITDNRKRLLHKLHMGQVLKTALDNFPEISVVTELKKDGETPAFKVRLSGKSYNKKTMKPHKMPNKVPQEYTVDQQRTQWFSLYHSLQHYKYHTYLMCKDEIASLRVQAGDLGQEETVQKCLQNGAWVEGLFDRFGELINQVQQVCR, encoded by the exons ATGATGGACAGGAACTACCCGACCTCCAGCTTTGCGGACGCGCTGGTTCCACCAGCACAGACCGTAGCTTCTTGGGCCTATGACCGCAGCACAGCTAGTGTCAAGCCAAG TTCCAGTTATGGTGCCGCACACCTTGATGCGGAGCTCCTCCAGCGGCAGAACTACACTTCCACCCACCAGCTTCCCACCTACACCACTTCACacctccctgcagcagcag CACTTGATTCAAGCAGTAATACTTCTGAGACCTCAATCATGAGCTTCCTGTCAGCCATGGAGTCTAGAACCCTTCAGGCTGGTCCTGTTAGTGCCTCATTGCTTCCTCCTTTCAGACCTCCATCATGGCCTGCTG CGCTGTCATCCTATCAGCACACTGGTGCCTACCCATCCAGGAGTTATGCTACCAACCCTTCCTTGGCTGTCCAGGATCCTGCCTTCAGCACTTCCACCAATGGCCTGTTTTCTCACCATGatcccctcctccatctcaaACCAAGCCAGACTGTGCTCCCCACTGCACTGGCATTCAATCATCTCTCTGCCCCCACGTTGGGCTTGGCTCTGCCTGTCCAGTCCTCCACTTACCGCTCGGCCCAGGAGTCAGCTCCCCACCTCCTACAACCCCAGTTCAACCTGCTACCTTCTACCCTGCCTGCATCTCATGGTACCCCACAGTCCTATGGGGCCACGGTTTTCTCGGGCTCTATTGAAAGAGCTCTTCAGCGTGAATGTAGTGTGATCAAACACCACCAAAGGCCTTCCAGCAGCCATGCGGCCTCCGAGCAGTTGTCCAGTTCAGAGCACTCCTTACAGGGGTACTTTGGCTCTGGCAATGAAGTGGATGTGTCCTACCAGCAGGACCCGTCCCGTCAGACCCCAGTGTCCTGCAGCCCTTCCACAGGAGCAGATTCCGCTCAAGGAGTCAGTCGTGCTCCACAACCCAAGACAGACTCTGTAACTCAAGCTTATTCGTCCACCTCTTTGCCGAAGGCTAAAGACTGCTCTTCCAAACTAGCTCCACACCCTGCTGGGGTTGAAGAGAGTCACGAGCACTCTCAGAACCATACAAGAGGGTCTCCTGAACATTATTCCTCCCCAGGACAGAAGCAGAATTCAGTGATTGCTAATCAGCAGTCTGTCCAGATATCCAGCCTAATGTCTAGTAGTCTGTCTCAAACCTACATCACCCCCCACACTCAGTCTCAGCCCTCCCATTCCACCTCTGACAAACTCTCGCCCCTTTACAAGactctgccttctctctccaGGCAGTCTGACAATGTGGCATCAGTTCGTCAGACTCTTGTTTACTCCTCCAGTCCTGGGTTGAGCCAGGAGCAGGAGATCCAGTATGGAGCCCAGGTCCAGGGCTTGTGTCAGGGGAATCTCTCTGAGAGCTACCCCGTATCCCACTCTCAGGGTGCCCCAAATGTGACTTTTACATCTCAGTCACAGGGGCAAGCTTCAGTGACTCAGTCTCAGAGCTACACCACAGGACAATCTCTTAACCAAACCCTTAACTCCTCTTACCCACCCACATGTGTGCGGAGTCTGCCCACATCAAATTCTACACAGGATTACACCCTGATGCAGGCCTCGGTGGGAGGTAAAACACATGACACACTAtcccagcagcagacacagccaCATAAATATGTTTTGTCTGCACTGTTGCCTACCTACTCCTCAACTGCTCAGGCCTTACAAAATAACATCAGATCCTCAATACAGGACATAAAGCCAACGTATGACAAACAGAAACTTGAAGAGCTTCCTATCCAGGACATCGATGCTCTTCAACAGGCTTCTATGGAGGCCTCTGCTGCAGCTAACAATATGTCCGCACACAACAATGTCATCTACGTTGTTTCAAAAATGGACGACcatcacaaaacacagagcGTTATTCGAAGCAATTCACGTTCTGATGACCAGCTCATGGGACTAGGtcatacaaacacagcacaggtaAAGGGTGAAAGGATGGGTTCTCTTAGCCAAGAGCACATTCATCTAAGCGGTACCAATGGTCAGGAAATTGCCAACACGAAAACTACGAACTCCAGTATTGTATCAGCACATATACCCCTGAGCTCAGAGCAGCTCAAGCAGCACCCTCTCCAACTCAAATCCCCTGAGCCACATCAACAAAACCACCCGAATCATAGTCAGTCCCAGAACCAGACCCCGTCAGCCCACACCCAGTTTATCACCGTCCCCAGCACGCAGGTTCTCCTCGAACATAACCAGATGATCCTGCTCCAACAGCCCCTTGTCCACCATGGTCAGAACACCTCAAAGGTGGTATCAATGCAAGGTATCCAACCAGCCCAAGACATGTGTCCTGTTCAAGTCCAGTATCTTCACATGGACCGAGAACTACTGGGTCCCAGTGTCACTGAAACCCAGAGTCAGCAGGGCACAGTAGTGTCTGAAGAGAGCTCAGGGTGCCCTGATTCCTCTAAACACCACTACAGCCAGTCGGGAAATCAGCAACCAAATGATGCCAAGAACCACTTTGCTCTCAACTCCATTTGCTTCCCCGACTCCATGCTTCTAGCAGATGACAGAAATATTTTGTCAAATGTTGATGACATTCTGGCCGCCACGGTGGCAGCCTGTGGCGTCACACCACAAGACTTTGTCAAAGCCACATCCTCTGCTGAGGCTGAAATGGCAGTGATGGCGAGTCCAGTTGATTCTAAAGGTCACTTCCAGACTGTGGATATAAGGCACATGTCACCAAGTTTCTCCTCAGGGCAGCATCCAATCATCACCAACACTAACTCCCACACCATGACCATGGCACTAAATGGAGCTCAGATGGCCACAGACTGTCAGGTTCAGTCTGTTCACCATAACAGCAATTCTGAGCTTGACCTCAATGGAGATAGAGGGAGCTCTGAGAATGACTATCACTTAGCCGGCCAGGTGTATGACCCCTCAGGTCTCCAGAACAGAATCAAAGGGGATGCAAAATGCATCAAAACAGAGGATGGCCTCATGGAATGCCCTGGTGGTGAAGACTTTCCTAAAAAGAAGGCTCGCTCCAAGTCCTTGACCAAGCCATGTGGTTCCGAGGAGGATATAGGACAGGCCAGACCGGCCAAGCGTGGTGGGCAGGCAAAGCGGCAGAACTCCAGGGGTAGTGATGTCAGCTCACCATCTTCCTCACACAGTGTATATGATGGTTGTCTGCAGCAGGAGAGAATCAGGCAGAAGATCCGTGAAGTGGAAGAGAAACAGCCTGAGGTCAAAACTGGCTTCATTGGCTCCTTCCTCGACTTCATCAAATCTGGCCCCAAACAGCAATACTCTTCAAGTCCTACACGAACTATTAGTCGCCCAAGAAAGCCCTGCACCTCATCTAAACCATTGCCGTGTCCTTTGCCTGCTTTGCCTCCCAAACTGCAGACTCTGCCTGGGCCCTTGGTTCCCCAGGAGAGTCGAGGAGTGAGCTGTCAGCAGAAACGTCTCGATGAGGATCTGCAAAAGAACTTGGAAACTCTGCCGTCGTTCAGctcagatgaggaggagaacaCTGGGAAGAACCAGGCCCTAAGGAACAGCATCAGCTCAGCGCTTTCAGCTCTGGATGAGTCTTCAGATCGGAAAACCAGGACAG ATAATCAAATCACTATTTCGATGATGAAGCCAGACCCAGTTCCCACCATGCCACACACTGTCACCAAGACCTGCTTGTCCCAGGTAGCCACTCCTCCACAGACAACAAATGCTGTCTCAGCAGGGACTCTGTTTGCAACCAAAGAGGAGTCCAAAGACACCCCACCGGGCCAGTTGGCTGTGCAGCTGACGAGTGTGGCCATCGAGGGTCTGACGGATGAGGAGCTGTCGGACAGCGGAGGGGAGGGAATGTACCGGGAGAGAGATGAGTTTGTCGTCAGGAATGAGGATATTGAAATCTTGAAG GTGACAATGAGAACGGGCAGTGAACCTCCAGCCATCTGGAAAGTCCAGAAGGCACTGCTGCAGAAATTTGTGCCTGAGttgagagatggaaagagagtcTTCTCAGCCACAAACAGT TATCTTGGATACTTTGGTGATGCCAAGACCATGTACCAAAGGGTATATGTGAAGTTCTTGGACACAGTGAACAAAAGGGAGTATGTACGAGTTTGTAGTCGAAAGCCACGCTGCAAGCCTATGAACTCACTAAG GGGTGTTCAGGTGAAAACTTTGCTGGGCCTGACAGCCGCCCCTTCCACAGTCTCCCAAAGCCAAAAGCCCCGACCCAAACAACCCAAGCCCAGAGCAGAGCCGCCGCctaagaagaggaggaaatggaagGAGGAGTTTTCACCGACTGCCTCTGGATCATCTGCAGAAGAAGACGGTGAAGAAGATG aGCTAAAACCTCCAGTGCCATTTGCTTCACGGTTCCTCAACACGCGAACCATGAAGGAGACGTTCAAGAGCTTTGTGGAATTGCTCATCAGCGTTGCTTTGGACGAAGATGTGATGACAGCACTCGAGAGGGCAAATG ATGAGTTGCTGCTGCCACACATGAAAAAAGTGGACGGGATGATCACAGACAACAGGAAACGCCTGCTTCACAAACTGCACATGGGACAGGTCTTAAAG acGGCTTTGGACAACTTCCCAGAGATCTCAGTGGTGACTGAACTGAAGAAGGATGGGGAAACCCCGGCCTTTAAGGTGCGTCTCAGTGGGAAGTCCtacaacaagaaaacaatgaagCCCCACAAGATGCCTAACAAAGTGCCACAG GAGTATACAGTGGACCAGCAGAGAACCCAGTGGTTCTCTCTGTACCACTCTCTGCAGCATTACAAGTACCACACATACCTCATGTGTAAAGACGAG ATCGCGTCCCTGCGGGTGCAGGCAGGGGACCTGGGGCAGGAGGAGACGGTACAGAAGTGTCTGCAGAATGGAGCTTGGGTAGAGGGGCTCTTCGATCGCTTTGGAGAACTAATCAATCAAGTGCAGCAGGTCTGCCGATGA
- the qser1 gene encoding glutamine and serine-rich protein 1 isoform X1, which translates to MMDRNYPTSSFADALVPPAQTVASWAYDRSTASVKPSSSYGAAHLDAELLQRQNYTSTHQLPTYTTSHLPAAAALDSSSNTSETSIMSFLSAMESRTLQAGPVSASLLPPFRPPSWPAGTNSSTTELYLTGALPSTATFPSPAALSSYQHTGAYPSRSYATNPSLAVQDPAFSTSTNGLFSHHDPLLHLKPSQTVLPTALAFNHLSAPTLGLALPVQSSTYRSAQESAPHLLQPQFNLLPSTLPASHGTPQSYGATVFSGSIERALQRECSVIKHHQRPSSSHAASEQLSSSEHSLQGYFGSGNEVDVSYQQDPSRQTPVSCSPSTGADSAQGVSRAPQPKTDSVTQAYSSTSLPKAKDCSSKLAPHPAGVEESHEHSQNHTRGSPEHYSSPGQKQNSVIANQQSVQISSLMSSSLSQTYITPHTQSQPSHSTSDKLSPLYKTLPSLSRQSDNVASVRQTLVYSSSPGLSQEQEIQYGAQVQGLCQGNLSESYPVSHSQGAPNVTFTSQSQGQASVTQSQSYTTGQSLNQTLNSSYPPTCVRSLPTSNSTQDYTLMQASVGGKTHDTLSQQQTQPHKYVLSALLPTYSSTAQALQNNIRSSIQDIKPTYDKQKLEELPIQDIDALQQASMEASAAANNMSAHNNVIYVVSKMDDHHKTQSVIRSNSRSDDQLMGLGHTNTAQVKGERMGSLSQEHIHLSGTNGQEIANTKTTNSSIVSAHIPLSSEQLKQHPLQLKSPEPHQQNHPNHSQSQNQTPSAHTQFITVPSTQVLLEHNQMILLQQPLVHHGQNTSKVVSMQGIQPAQDMCPVQVQYLHMDRELLGPSVTETQSQQGTVVSEESSGCPDSSKHHYSQSGNQQPNDAKNHFALNSICFPDSMLLADDRNILSNVDDILAATVAACGVTPQDFVKATSSAEAEMAVMASPVDSKGHFQTVDIRHMSPSFSSGQHPIITNTNSHTMTMALNGAQMATDCQVQSVHHNSNSELDLNGDRGSSENDYHLAGQVYDPSGLQNRIKGDAKCIKTEDGLMECPGGEDFPKKKARSKSLTKPCGSEEDIGQARPAKRGGQAKRQNSRGSDVSSPSSSHSVYDGCLQQERIRQKIREVEEKQPEVKTGFIGSFLDFIKSGPKQQYSSSPTRTISRPRKPCTSSKPLPCPLPALPPKLQTLPGPLVPQESRGVSCQQKRLDEDLQKNLETLPSFSSDEEENTGKNQALRNSISSALSALDESSDRKTRTDNQITISMMKPDPVPTMPHTVTKTCLSQVATPPQTTNAVSAGTLFATKEESKDTPPGQLAVQLTSVAIEGLTDEELSDSGGEGMYRERDEFVVRNEDIEILKVTMRTGSEPPAIWKVQKALLQKFVPELRDGKRVFSATNSYLGYFGDAKTMYQRVYVKFLDTVNKREYVRVCSRKPRCKPMNSLRGVQVKTLLGLTAAPSTVSQSQKPRPKQPKPRAEPPPKKRRKWKEEFSPTASGSSAEEDGEEDELKPPVPFASRFLNTRTMKETFKSFVELLISVALDEDVMTALERANDELLLPHMKKVDGMITDNRKRLLHKLHMGQVLKTALDNFPEISVVTELKKDGETPAFKVRLSGKSYNKKTMKPHKMPNKVPQEYTVDQQRTQWFSLYHSLQHYKYHTYLMCKDEIASLRVQAGDLGQEETVQKCLQNGAWVEGLFDRFGELINQVQQVCR; encoded by the exons ATGATGGACAGGAACTACCCGACCTCCAGCTTTGCGGACGCGCTGGTTCCACCAGCACAGACCGTAGCTTCTTGGGCCTATGACCGCAGCACAGCTAGTGTCAAGCCAAG TTCCAGTTATGGTGCCGCACACCTTGATGCGGAGCTCCTCCAGCGGCAGAACTACACTTCCACCCACCAGCTTCCCACCTACACCACTTCACacctccctgcagcagcag CACTTGATTCAAGCAGTAATACTTCTGAGACCTCAATCATGAGCTTCCTGTCAGCCATGGAGTCTAGAACCCTTCAGGCTGGTCCTGTTAGTGCCTCATTGCTTCCTCCTTTCAGACCTCCATCATGGCCTGCTG GTACCAACTCTTCCACCACAGAGCTGTATTTGACTGGTGCTCTGCCTTCTACTGCCACTTTCCCCTCTCCTGCAGCGCTGTCATCCTATCAGCACACTGGTGCCTACCCATCCAGGAGTTATGCTACCAACCCTTCCTTGGCTGTCCAGGATCCTGCCTTCAGCACTTCCACCAATGGCCTGTTTTCTCACCATGatcccctcctccatctcaaACCAAGCCAGACTGTGCTCCCCACTGCACTGGCATTCAATCATCTCTCTGCCCCCACGTTGGGCTTGGCTCTGCCTGTCCAGTCCTCCACTTACCGCTCGGCCCAGGAGTCAGCTCCCCACCTCCTACAACCCCAGTTCAACCTGCTACCTTCTACCCTGCCTGCATCTCATGGTACCCCACAGTCCTATGGGGCCACGGTTTTCTCGGGCTCTATTGAAAGAGCTCTTCAGCGTGAATGTAGTGTGATCAAACACCACCAAAGGCCTTCCAGCAGCCATGCGGCCTCCGAGCAGTTGTCCAGTTCAGAGCACTCCTTACAGGGGTACTTTGGCTCTGGCAATGAAGTGGATGTGTCCTACCAGCAGGACCCGTCCCGTCAGACCCCAGTGTCCTGCAGCCCTTCCACAGGAGCAGATTCCGCTCAAGGAGTCAGTCGTGCTCCACAACCCAAGACAGACTCTGTAACTCAAGCTTATTCGTCCACCTCTTTGCCGAAGGCTAAAGACTGCTCTTCCAAACTAGCTCCACACCCTGCTGGGGTTGAAGAGAGTCACGAGCACTCTCAGAACCATACAAGAGGGTCTCCTGAACATTATTCCTCCCCAGGACAGAAGCAGAATTCAGTGATTGCTAATCAGCAGTCTGTCCAGATATCCAGCCTAATGTCTAGTAGTCTGTCTCAAACCTACATCACCCCCCACACTCAGTCTCAGCCCTCCCATTCCACCTCTGACAAACTCTCGCCCCTTTACAAGactctgccttctctctccaGGCAGTCTGACAATGTGGCATCAGTTCGTCAGACTCTTGTTTACTCCTCCAGTCCTGGGTTGAGCCAGGAGCAGGAGATCCAGTATGGAGCCCAGGTCCAGGGCTTGTGTCAGGGGAATCTCTCTGAGAGCTACCCCGTATCCCACTCTCAGGGTGCCCCAAATGTGACTTTTACATCTCAGTCACAGGGGCAAGCTTCAGTGACTCAGTCTCAGAGCTACACCACAGGACAATCTCTTAACCAAACCCTTAACTCCTCTTACCCACCCACATGTGTGCGGAGTCTGCCCACATCAAATTCTACACAGGATTACACCCTGATGCAGGCCTCGGTGGGAGGTAAAACACATGACACACTAtcccagcagcagacacagccaCATAAATATGTTTTGTCTGCACTGTTGCCTACCTACTCCTCAACTGCTCAGGCCTTACAAAATAACATCAGATCCTCAATACAGGACATAAAGCCAACGTATGACAAACAGAAACTTGAAGAGCTTCCTATCCAGGACATCGATGCTCTTCAACAGGCTTCTATGGAGGCCTCTGCTGCAGCTAACAATATGTCCGCACACAACAATGTCATCTACGTTGTTTCAAAAATGGACGACcatcacaaaacacagagcGTTATTCGAAGCAATTCACGTTCTGATGACCAGCTCATGGGACTAGGtcatacaaacacagcacaggtaAAGGGTGAAAGGATGGGTTCTCTTAGCCAAGAGCACATTCATCTAAGCGGTACCAATGGTCAGGAAATTGCCAACACGAAAACTACGAACTCCAGTATTGTATCAGCACATATACCCCTGAGCTCAGAGCAGCTCAAGCAGCACCCTCTCCAACTCAAATCCCCTGAGCCACATCAACAAAACCACCCGAATCATAGTCAGTCCCAGAACCAGACCCCGTCAGCCCACACCCAGTTTATCACCGTCCCCAGCACGCAGGTTCTCCTCGAACATAACCAGATGATCCTGCTCCAACAGCCCCTTGTCCACCATGGTCAGAACACCTCAAAGGTGGTATCAATGCAAGGTATCCAACCAGCCCAAGACATGTGTCCTGTTCAAGTCCAGTATCTTCACATGGACCGAGAACTACTGGGTCCCAGTGTCACTGAAACCCAGAGTCAGCAGGGCACAGTAGTGTCTGAAGAGAGCTCAGGGTGCCCTGATTCCTCTAAACACCACTACAGCCAGTCGGGAAATCAGCAACCAAATGATGCCAAGAACCACTTTGCTCTCAACTCCATTTGCTTCCCCGACTCCATGCTTCTAGCAGATGACAGAAATATTTTGTCAAATGTTGATGACATTCTGGCCGCCACGGTGGCAGCCTGTGGCGTCACACCACAAGACTTTGTCAAAGCCACATCCTCTGCTGAGGCTGAAATGGCAGTGATGGCGAGTCCAGTTGATTCTAAAGGTCACTTCCAGACTGTGGATATAAGGCACATGTCACCAAGTTTCTCCTCAGGGCAGCATCCAATCATCACCAACACTAACTCCCACACCATGACCATGGCACTAAATGGAGCTCAGATGGCCACAGACTGTCAGGTTCAGTCTGTTCACCATAACAGCAATTCTGAGCTTGACCTCAATGGAGATAGAGGGAGCTCTGAGAATGACTATCACTTAGCCGGCCAGGTGTATGACCCCTCAGGTCTCCAGAACAGAATCAAAGGGGATGCAAAATGCATCAAAACAGAGGATGGCCTCATGGAATGCCCTGGTGGTGAAGACTTTCCTAAAAAGAAGGCTCGCTCCAAGTCCTTGACCAAGCCATGTGGTTCCGAGGAGGATATAGGACAGGCCAGACCGGCCAAGCGTGGTGGGCAGGCAAAGCGGCAGAACTCCAGGGGTAGTGATGTCAGCTCACCATCTTCCTCACACAGTGTATATGATGGTTGTCTGCAGCAGGAGAGAATCAGGCAGAAGATCCGTGAAGTGGAAGAGAAACAGCCTGAGGTCAAAACTGGCTTCATTGGCTCCTTCCTCGACTTCATCAAATCTGGCCCCAAACAGCAATACTCTTCAAGTCCTACACGAACTATTAGTCGCCCAAGAAAGCCCTGCACCTCATCTAAACCATTGCCGTGTCCTTTGCCTGCTTTGCCTCCCAAACTGCAGACTCTGCCTGGGCCCTTGGTTCCCCAGGAGAGTCGAGGAGTGAGCTGTCAGCAGAAACGTCTCGATGAGGATCTGCAAAAGAACTTGGAAACTCTGCCGTCGTTCAGctcagatgaggaggagaacaCTGGGAAGAACCAGGCCCTAAGGAACAGCATCAGCTCAGCGCTTTCAGCTCTGGATGAGTCTTCAGATCGGAAAACCAGGACAG ATAATCAAATCACTATTTCGATGATGAAGCCAGACCCAGTTCCCACCATGCCACACACTGTCACCAAGACCTGCTTGTCCCAGGTAGCCACTCCTCCACAGACAACAAATGCTGTCTCAGCAGGGACTCTGTTTGCAACCAAAGAGGAGTCCAAAGACACCCCACCGGGCCAGTTGGCTGTGCAGCTGACGAGTGTGGCCATCGAGGGTCTGACGGATGAGGAGCTGTCGGACAGCGGAGGGGAGGGAATGTACCGGGAGAGAGATGAGTTTGTCGTCAGGAATGAGGATATTGAAATCTTGAAG GTGACAATGAGAACGGGCAGTGAACCTCCAGCCATCTGGAAAGTCCAGAAGGCACTGCTGCAGAAATTTGTGCCTGAGttgagagatggaaagagagtcTTCTCAGCCACAAACAGT TATCTTGGATACTTTGGTGATGCCAAGACCATGTACCAAAGGGTATATGTGAAGTTCTTGGACACAGTGAACAAAAGGGAGTATGTACGAGTTTGTAGTCGAAAGCCACGCTGCAAGCCTATGAACTCACTAAG GGGTGTTCAGGTGAAAACTTTGCTGGGCCTGACAGCCGCCCCTTCCACAGTCTCCCAAAGCCAAAAGCCCCGACCCAAACAACCCAAGCCCAGAGCAGAGCCGCCGCctaagaagaggaggaaatggaagGAGGAGTTTTCACCGACTGCCTCTGGATCATCTGCAGAAGAAGACGGTGAAGAAGATG aGCTAAAACCTCCAGTGCCATTTGCTTCACGGTTCCTCAACACGCGAACCATGAAGGAGACGTTCAAGAGCTTTGTGGAATTGCTCATCAGCGTTGCTTTGGACGAAGATGTGATGACAGCACTCGAGAGGGCAAATG ATGAGTTGCTGCTGCCACACATGAAAAAAGTGGACGGGATGATCACAGACAACAGGAAACGCCTGCTTCACAAACTGCACATGGGACAGGTCTTAAAG acGGCTTTGGACAACTTCCCAGAGATCTCAGTGGTGACTGAACTGAAGAAGGATGGGGAAACCCCGGCCTTTAAGGTGCGTCTCAGTGGGAAGTCCtacaacaagaaaacaatgaagCCCCACAAGATGCCTAACAAAGTGCCACAG GAGTATACAGTGGACCAGCAGAGAACCCAGTGGTTCTCTCTGTACCACTCTCTGCAGCATTACAAGTACCACACATACCTCATGTGTAAAGACGAG ATCGCGTCCCTGCGGGTGCAGGCAGGGGACCTGGGGCAGGAGGAGACGGTACAGAAGTGTCTGCAGAATGGAGCTTGGGTAGAGGGGCTCTTCGATCGCTTTGGAGAACTAATCAATCAAGTGCAGCAGGTCTGCCGATGA
- the prrg4 gene encoding transmembrane gamma-carboxyglutamic acid protein 4, translating to MLLHLLILLQLLSCGDLTCVRRLLSTQEGSQDQQVLVDDGEANSFLGRHLLFNRFDFELFVPGNLERECNEELCNYEEAREVFENIPATDAFWKDYTTNKDKPGRVDVTSLLVGLIAGGVVLVIVGLLVWYFCQGKCKDDFSRTSSVRVRPRRSNASLIMRRLEEVSLQPVPPPPAVAVDPPGLPSYEQAIAKSGQHDAPPPPYPGSRHGSNRR from the exons ATGTTGCTTCATCTGCTCATACTCCTCCAACTCCTGTCCTGTGGAGATCTGACCTGTGTGAGGAGGCTACTGTCCACGCAGGAAGGGTCACAGGACCAACAGG TGTTAGTAGATGACGGGGAAGCAAATTCATTCCTGGGTCGCCACCTGCTGTTTAACCGGTTTGACTTTGAGCTCTTCGTTCCTGGAAATCTGGAAAGGGAGTGTAATGAAGAATTGTGCAATTACGAGGAGGCGAGGGAGGTCTTTGAGAACATCCCGGCCACA gATGCTTTTTGGAAGGATTACACCACAA ACAAGGACAAGCCTGGCCGGGTTGATGTGACATCTCTCTTGGTGGGACTGATCGCTGGTGGAGTGGTCCTTGTTATTGTTGGCCTGCTGGTCTGGTATTTCTGTCAAGGCAAATGCAAGGATGACTTCAGCCGCACCAG CTCCGTTCGGGTGCGACCGAGGAGGAGTAATGCTTCTCTAATAATGCGACGGCTAGAAGAGGTGTCCTTACAACCTGTGCCCCCACCCCCTGCGGTGGCAGTTGACCCCCCAGGGCTGCCGTCCTATGAGCAGGCAATTGCTAAAAGTGGACAGCATGACGCACCACCTCCTCCCTATCCTGG CTCACGACACGGAAGTAATCGGCGGTAG